Proteins from one Ramlibacter sp. PS4R-6 genomic window:
- a CDS encoding rod shape-determining protein: MFGAFRRYISTDLAIDLGTANTLIYVRDKGIVLDEPSVVAIRHEGGPQGKKTIQAVGHEAKAMLGKVPGNIEAIRPMKDGVIADFTVTEQMLKQFIKMVHPRSILRPSPRIIICVPCGSTQVERRAIRESALGAGASEVYLIEEPMAAAIGAGLPVSEASGSMVVDIGGGTTEVGVISLGGMVYKGSVRVGGDKFDEAIISYIRRNYGMLIGEPTAESIKKTIGSAFPGSEVKEIEVKGRNLSEGVPRSFTISSNEILEALTDPLNNIVSAVKNALESTPPELGADIAERGMMLTGGGALLRDLDRLLAEETGLPVLVAEDPLTCVVRGCGIALERMERLGSIFTSE; encoded by the coding sequence ATGTTCGGAGCCTTCCGTCGGTACATTTCGACCGACCTCGCCATCGACCTCGGCACGGCCAACACCCTGATCTACGTCCGAGACAAGGGCATCGTGCTCGACGAACCGTCGGTGGTCGCGATCCGGCACGAAGGCGGCCCCCAGGGCAAGAAGACCATCCAGGCCGTGGGCCACGAGGCCAAGGCCATGCTGGGCAAGGTGCCCGGCAACATCGAGGCCATCCGCCCGATGAAGGACGGCGTCATCGCCGACTTCACGGTGACGGAGCAGATGCTCAAGCAGTTCATCAAGATGGTCCACCCCCGGTCCATCCTGCGCCCAAGCCCCCGCATCATCATCTGCGTGCCCTGCGGCTCCACCCAGGTGGAGCGCCGCGCCATCCGCGAGTCGGCGCTGGGCGCCGGCGCCTCGGAGGTCTACCTGATCGAGGAGCCCATGGCCGCCGCGATCGGCGCCGGCCTGCCGGTGTCGGAAGCCTCCGGCTCCATGGTCGTGGACATCGGCGGCGGTACGACCGAAGTCGGCGTCATCTCCCTGGGCGGCATGGTCTACAAGGGCAGCGTGCGCGTGGGCGGCGACAAGTTCGACGAGGCCATCATCAGCTACATCCGCCGCAACTACGGCATGCTGATCGGCGAGCCGACGGCGGAAAGCATCAAGAAGACCATCGGCTCGGCCTTCCCGGGCAGCGAGGTCAAGGAAATCGAGGTCAAGGGCCGCAACCTGTCGGAAGGCGTGCCGCGCTCGTTCACCATCTCGTCCAACGAGATCCTGGAAGCGCTGACCGACCCGCTCAACAACATCGTCTCGGCCGTGAAGAACGCGCTGGAGAGCACACCGCCCGAGCTGGGGGCCGACATCGCCGAGCGCGGGATGATGCTGACCGGCGGCGGCGCCCTGCTGCGCGACCTGGACCGCCTGCTGGCTGAGGAGACGGGCCTGCCCGTGCTGGTGGCCGAGGACCCGCTGACCTGCGTCGTGCGCGGCTGCGGCATCGCCCTGGAGCGCATGGAGCGCCTCGGCTCCATCTTCACCAGCGAATAG
- the mreC gene encoding rod shape-determining protein MreC — protein MPLGTLDRTPPPFFKQGPSALSKLMVFSAIALFLMVADTRFKLSQPLRAGVATVLYPLQWLALRPVLAARWTAEYFESRASAQANEEQARVKLAQQSLRANQVEQLLIENDRLRKLLALRERVTVGSVPAEVLYDAADPYTRKVIIDKGYAQGVEAGAPVIDESGVLGQVTRVMPLVSEVTLVTDRDHAIPVLNARTGARSVAFGDPTSSTGQLELRFMAGNADVQPGDLLTTSGVDGVYPPGLPVAKVAKVERRADSGFAQITCVPQALVDGARHVMVLANPSQQLPVRPPADDTPQLAPRKEKGPPGLRGGPAKDAKEKGPAP, from the coding sequence ATGCCACTGGGCACCCTCGACCGGACCCCGCCGCCCTTCTTCAAGCAGGGACCGTCGGCGCTGTCCAAGCTGATGGTGTTCTCGGCCATCGCCCTGTTCCTGATGGTGGCCGACACGCGGTTCAAGCTGTCGCAGCCGCTGCGCGCCGGCGTGGCCACGGTGCTCTACCCCTTGCAATGGCTGGCCCTGCGCCCCGTGCTGGCGGCGCGCTGGACCGCCGAGTACTTCGAGTCGCGCGCCAGCGCCCAGGCCAATGAAGAGCAGGCGCGCGTCAAGCTCGCCCAGCAATCGCTGCGCGCCAACCAGGTCGAGCAGCTGCTGATCGAGAACGACCGCCTGCGCAAGCTGCTGGCGCTGCGCGAGCGCGTCACCGTCGGCTCGGTGCCGGCCGAGGTGCTGTACGACGCCGCCGATCCCTACACGCGCAAGGTCATCATCGACAAGGGCTACGCGCAGGGCGTGGAGGCCGGCGCGCCGGTGATCGACGAATCCGGCGTGCTCGGCCAGGTCACGCGCGTGATGCCGCTGGTGTCCGAGGTCACGCTGGTCACCGACCGCGACCATGCGATCCCGGTTCTCAACGCCCGCACCGGCGCGCGCAGCGTCGCGTTCGGCGACCCGACCTCCAGCACCGGCCAGTTGGAGCTGCGCTTCATGGCCGGCAACGCCGACGTGCAGCCGGGCGACCTGCTCACCACCAGCGGCGTCGACGGCGTGTACCCGCCGGGCCTGCCGGTGGCGAAGGTCGCGAAGGTCGAGCGCCGCGCCGATTCGGGCTTCGCGCAGATCACGTGCGTGCCACAGGCGCTGGTGGACGGCGCGCGGCACGTGATGGTGCTGGCGAACCCCAGCCAGCAGCTGCCGGTGCGCCCGCCCGCCGACGACACGCCCCAGCTCGCGCCGAGGAAGGAAAAAGGGCCGCCCGGCCTGCGCGGCGGCCCGGCCAAGGACGCGAAAGAGAAAGGGCCCGCGCCATGA
- the mreD gene encoding rod shape-determining protein MreD: protein MIMRPGQPLLLPANPLFIWGSLLAALMLNMLPIGRTPWMPDFLALVVVFWAVHQPLRVGVGAAFMFGLAMDVHQSALLGQHALAYTALSFFAITIHRRLLWFTVPSQAVQVFPLFAAAHAIELTIRLIAGGMFPGWAIVLAPFLEAMLWPVASVMLLAPQRRAPDPDENRPL from the coding sequence ATGATCATGCGCCCGGGCCAGCCGCTGCTGCTGCCGGCCAACCCCCTGTTCATCTGGGGCTCGCTGCTGGCCGCGCTCATGCTGAACATGCTGCCCATCGGCCGCACGCCGTGGATGCCGGACTTCCTCGCGCTGGTGGTCGTGTTCTGGGCCGTGCACCAGCCGCTGCGCGTGGGCGTCGGCGCCGCCTTCATGTTCGGCCTGGCGATGGACGTGCACCAGTCGGCGCTGCTCGGGCAGCACGCGCTCGCCTACACCGCGCTGTCGTTCTTCGCGATCACCATCCACCGCCGCCTGCTGTGGTTCACGGTGCCGTCGCAGGCCGTGCAGGTGTTCCCGCTGTTCGCGGCCGCGCACGCCATCGAGCTCACCATCCGCCTCATCGCCGGCGGCATGTTCCCCGGCTGGGCCATCGTGCTCGCGCCCTTCCTCGAAGCGATGCTGTGGCCGGTGGCCAGCGTGATGCTGCTGGCGCCGCAGCGCCGCGCGCCGGACCCCGACGAGAACCGCCCGCTGTAG